From a region of the Leptidea sinapis chromosome 6, ilLepSina1.1, whole genome shotgun sequence genome:
- the LOC126965076 gene encoding ELMO domain-containing protein 2, which yields MLFLNVWSLLHWYLRPLIKWFLRKTTRLCELQRICYGDKAGAQRTCAVENSLMLSRTRDIKEVVAFLDAVVLERRFIPANFDDILKPSISIIFRIKKINTKLHPSFAPTLKRCLQQIWSYRQLVNEVEELRRVQYDSDNSDHELKLLKLWSLLQPNELLEGRVTKQWQTIGFQGDDPKTDFRGMGLLGLENLLYFVTEYPQASTHVLSHSHHPKYGYTFAIVGINLTSMAYYLLKDGSAKTYMFNSKISLPNINLFHRFYCYLFYEFDKMWIESKPENIMEFSIIFKKFDIAIRSQLSDPSTVFRINIEIDNI from the exons ATGTTATTTCTTAATGTTTGGTCATTGTTGCACTGGTACCTAAGGCCACTTATAAAATGGTTTTTAAGAAAAACAACTAGATTATGTGAATTACAAAGGATTTGCTATGGTGATAAGGCTGGAGCTCAAAGAACTTGTGCTGTGGAAAATTCGTTAATGCTCTCGCGAACAAGAGATATAAAAGAAGTTGTTGCATTCCTAGATGCTGTTGTCCTGGAAAGAAGGTTTATACCGGcaaattttgatgatattttaaaaccttccatttctataatatttagaataaaaaagaTTAATACCAAGCTGCATCCTTCTTTTGCACCAACATTAAAGCGGTGTTTACAGCAAATATGGAGTTATAGACAATTGGTGAATGAAGTAGAAGAACTCCGGCGTGTGCAGTATGATAGTGATAATTCTGATCATGAATTGAAATTGCTTAAATTATGGTCATTGTTACAACCAAATGAGCTCCTAGAAGGAAGGGTAACTAAGCAGTGGCAGACTATTGGTTTTCAG GGTGATGACCCAAAAACTGATTTTCGTGGAATGGGATTACTTGGTCTAGAAAATCTTCTGTATTTTGTTACTGAATACCCGCAAGCTTCAACCCATGTGCTCAGTCACTCACATCATCCTAAGTATGGTTATACATTTGCTATTGTTGGTATTAACTTGACTTCAATGGCATATTACCTCCTAAAAGATGGATCAGCAAAGACATACAtgtttaattcaaaaatttcattaccaaatattaatttgtttcatAGATTTTACTGTTATCTCTTCTATGAATTTGATAAGATGTGGATTGAATCAAAGCCCGAGAATATCATGgaattttccataatatttaaaaaatttgatattGCAATTAGATCACAATTATCAGATCCCTCTACAGTGTTTAGAATAAACATTGAGATTGACaatatatag